taaatgaattcGTTTTCTGTAACAAATCTGGAATGATCATAAAGCAATTCAAATGGGAAGAGTTTATAAACTAGTAGTAAGTGCACCTGTGTGTAGTCCGGCTGCGGCGCGTGGTGGTGGCGCAGGTCGGGCGCGTGCGGGCGGCGCTCGTAGGCGCAGCGCTCGCGCCGCACGTCGCGCAGCTCACGCGGGTCGCGCACGTCGCGCGGGTCGCGCAGTTCGCGCACCGTGCGCAGGAAGGGCGAGGCAGGCGCGGAGGCAACGGCCGTGCGCGGCGCAAACGAGTTGTGCGGGGCGCCGGGCATGGCCACCGGCCTCACGTAGCCGTTAGCGTACGCGTGATTCGCTACTGGTTGCCGCGGCGGCTATAACCacacaaattatatttaatttgataaatacACGGAATATGCGGCGTCTACACTAGACGATGTACACGTGAAAGCCAACTTTAGGTGGTTTGCAATTAATGCGCGAATCAGAGCAGTCGATGTGAACCGGGTCTCACCTCGAGCCGCGACGCTTTGCGCTGTTCCTGGTCCTCGTTGAGCACGGACGTGATGATGCTCTTGAGCCTGTCCTCGAAGTTGATGACCTTGGGCGACTCCTGCACCTTGGCGACCACATTGAGTGGCTTCTGCACCTTGCTCGGCGAGTGGCGCGgcagcggcagcggcgcgggccGTTGCGCCGCCACTTGCGCGCGGTGCACTTGCAACGTCTTCGATCTGTACGGGAAATGAACAAAACATGAAACAGCTCGCATATCCGCTCACAAAGTAACAGCAGTTTTACCACATAAGAATAGAAATATTGCTATTATCAACTTTCAAaactactataccaagtggggtatcatatgaaagggctttacttgtatattctaaaaaagttttttttatttatttttaggcataatagtttttggtttatggtgcaaaatgtcgataaaatacgattgtagtacggaaccctcagagcgggagtctgactcacacttggccggtttttttaatttctgcACTTAAAAGAAACTTATCATGCTCTAACTTTGATGTCGATAACAACAACAATTAGAAAGTAAGTTTGTTCAACAGTATACCCTAAGCTTTATCACGGGAAGAGTTCCATTTCTCTTTTCCATGTTTGGACTAGTACTCAACTCCAAGAATTTCAGacctaaaatttttaaaaatttcacatTTAACTTTGATAAACAAAAacgtttatttaattagtaattactaccTATCATTATTAAATCATTAAATTTTGATTACAAAAATCTGATCGATCTGATATTTAGATCGATTTTCGATAgtgaagtataatatattatttgaaacatgttttgatatatttttttaaagttttgacatctgatggtaagtgatggtgcagccTAAGGTGAAACTCAATTGCCTTACACTTACACGTACATTGCTATTCAGTCATtcggggtaaaacaggggtttgaaatttgcgtagtccacgcggacgaaagcgcgaataagctagttctcattaaaattatttagtcacAATTTCAGAAAGATATTAATATTGTACCTGTGGTCCATATGTCTGTCAGGATCCCTCACATAACCATTAACAATAACATTGGGTTTCGTTATCTTTCCGGCTTCGATCTGTCGCCCCGTTTCTAATATCTTCTGTGCGAGCAGCTCCGGGTTCTGCTCCTCGATCTTGCCGACGTCCGGCACGTCAGGCCACTCCTGCGACCTCGACCTGTGGTCCCGAGCTTTCCTCGGCTTGTTGTTCACCGTATGCGGTTTGACGGTGGCTACTGGAACCGTCGGAGTAATGACTTTCTGCTGCTCGCTAGCCCTCTCCATCTGCACGATTTCATTCTGCAGGTGGCCCACTTGCGCGTGCAGCCGCTTGCGGTGCGCCAGCGTGGCCGATATCTCTCTCAGTATGCAGTCGTGGGCTACACTCTGCGTGATCTCCGCATCTGGGGGTATCTGCCCTAACTGTCTGTACTTTTCGGTTATTTCAAAAGTTCTTTGCTTCACCAACATCGCCTGTTCGGCCTCTATACTATTCACCTGAAACCATTTTTATCATAAGCGACATAACTGTTGAACAAAACGGTAGAAAATGTTGCAACAACTAACCTGCGCTTGCAATTTGCTGGCCTTGCTCTGCAGTTCCTTGTGGCGGCCAACGATCTCCTTGGCTTTGGCCAGTAGGTCGACCGTGTTGTTGGCGTGAATGCCGAGCTCGCACATGCGCGCCTTCAGGAGAGCCACACTGTCGCTAATCAACACGTTAATCTGCTTGTCTAACTGCGACGCCCGCGATTTCAGCTTCTGATTTCTTTCctgtttaattattaattaaaatttatcagGTATTACAATTGGTGTTATGATTACCACCCTAACACACACTATCATTACCGTTAATGAACCCAAAATTgataaccatattatttataaaacaatCCGCCAACTAGGGGTTAAAAAGTTGTTTTAGTCCGATAGCTCAGCCAATCCGACCAAATCTACTCAATCTAACCTATTCTATACAGTTTGGCCTTAATGTGTCTGAACTTATCCAATCCAGTCTGACACAATGTGGCTCTACCTGGCCTGATCAGTATCAATCTGCCTGTTGCATATACTTTCGTAATTAGCATCCTGGGCAGCCATGCAGTCGGTAACTTTCACTCGCTAACCTTCTCCTCTATATAACCGAGAGGTCggtggggccatgggtggtggagggttgtccctatCTACTCAACCTTCTCTTACCCGTCCTGCTCAATGACTTGTTGGTTGCCGCTCCCGAGGGTGTCAACGTCGTAGCGCACGCGGATGACATCACCGTGCTGATCGAGGCCGTCACGAAACGGAAGATTCCATTTCCCTCTTTGAAGGCTGGGCCCAAAGGGACCGCCTCTCTTTCACCCCTGCAAAATCGCACCTTCTCCTTGTTGATCTGGTGTCGCACGTCGTTGGCGTAGTCGGGTGTGGTCATGCGGCGCAGCAGCGCGAGGTACTGGTCGCGGAACATGTCGAGCAGCAGCTGCAAGCTGTAGGGCGCGTGCGGCGCGCGCGGGATATCCAGCTCCGAGTGCATGCGTTCCGCCGGCTGTAGCGCCACGCCCAGCGCCGACAGCCGCTGCTCGACGCAGCCCGGCGGCGGCGCCGTCACCTGCGTGCGATTATCATTATGACTGACGCTACTCCATCAATACTTCATATCAATTTCgacatataattttattattagcatTTGTATATCTGCGAGTATCATTATCGACGTTAGCGATTAGTATTTAAAACATGAAGTCTCAGTTCGGACAGTTCGGAAGTGATCGTTTTCATGAATTTTTGGCGATGCGGTTTCAAGTTGTCGGAGCATCGTCAGTGTAAGTGTAGGTGGTGAGGCACTCACGGCGCCGTTGTGCAGCGTAGAGGCGAGCGTGGTGGAGTGCAGCAGGTCGAGGCCGGCGatggcggcgggcgcggcgcggcgccgctTGGCACGCGCGGGGGGCCGTCGCCGCACGCTGCCCGCGCTCGCGCTGCGCTTGTTCGTCGTGCGACGATTGCGATCTGAAAATCGCATTTAGTATCTCTAATGCTACTGCTAATGCTAATGTTACTGTGGGATCACCCGTTTGGctatttctatatataaaaatgaatcactgaatgtgttgctgatcgcaaatctcgagaaaagctaaaccgatttcgctaattatttttcgctaattattttttcataatattatctataactTTGGTTAGCAAAAAGTAACATTAAATAAAAGCTAGGTTGCAGCACTGACTCGAGTGAGGCGACGAGGCCCAGGGCGCGCCCCACTCGCGCGGCGCGGGTTCCGGCCCGGGCGGCTCGTCCGTCTCGCTGGACTCCTCCTCGCTCTCGTCGCTCGAGCGCTGCACCGCGCGCCGCTTGGCCgccgcggcgcgcgcgcgcgtCCTGCCCACTTCACCCCTAGGGAACAGATAGTCTATTTAGCAAGACGCTCTTGACGGTTTTAAACCACTCATTTAGGGAACATAGACAATGTAGTCCATATACACAatgactcctcacacgccattttaacacTATGGATCAACTgttatgtaaaaagtacggttctcctttaaaataaggactaaaatcgtacttttgagattaaatttgacacaaaaagttaaaatggcgcgtgaggagttaaattttacgcgttatacaacTAATTTTgctgtacgcaatctctaagtTCAATTGATGTGCTATTGTTTACCGCAGAGAGCATTATagcactacccctattataaatgcgaaagtgtgtgttgtgtgttgaTTTTGTgaagtcgcaacggagcaacggattgacgtgattttttgcatgggtaggtataataggctagttgacactttttttaagtaggtcttaaatggttaatatttgtcctattagatcaaaaaaattaacattatatttttttgcgccctaaaaccgtaaaaattttaatttcaaaatatatttttcttagacaggtgaaaacactgtcggccatgtttggccgatagattatctgtgctctgacgtcatgcatttgtaaacaacagcataacctaccaaagtttaataaacatgacttctatactagtttacatgaaaaatatagtaattatcgttattgtatcatccgagaatgtaaaaacgcatcgataaagaccacaggaaagttgtggattagagtgcccagtgaaataaatatacgtaacacgcgaagacttgcttaaagggatcctatatgactaacgactgcaacccaaatttatttttgcaaagatcactttgttgtaagtcttacttaataacttattcaatttataaagagaaaacgataattttttacgtttactatgagtttttagaaatatataaaaactagcttatgctcgtgacttcgcccgcatggacttcataaatttctaacccccatttaacccactcaggggtggaatttcaaaaaatcctttcctagtcgataccttctctttacctacaaagaacacacccaccaaatttcatgtatctaggaccagctgatgtttaggctgtgcgttgatatattataagttagtcagtcaggacttttaattttatatatatggttactacgttagtccacgcgtgacatagggatgacatttctttgtttacatattgaatgacgtcacatcatggctgacagcgttttctgcgtttcaaataaaaataaaaactgtatttttttaaattggatttatatatccatcctgcgtttttaataattgttattgatatatttcgttgtcttaagcaaaatactataataaataatcatttattggacgaaattagatatgagtcaagtagcctattgaagaCCCCgacagtgacataggatactttttatcctggaaagtgCCTATAACGGCGGTAcgcgcactcatccgatccgagttcgtgaaaatacgttcctttttgttatGTATGGTAGCTTGTGACATAATATGATGTAGATATTTTTGCatccatattttcacggattcgaatCGGATGAGTACGTGATCGCTGTAAGGGTACCTTTTTCTCTGCAGATACATAAACCTAAAACTGGTGTTTGTAATTTGCACTAAACTTCTACGTACACAATAGTACGTACCAACACGTTATTTGCCTACCTATTTCTACAAATAactagattttgatttttgattttgaaagaAATAGCAACACATTTACGTCACCTGTCATTTTAGGTTAGCTTAGACATTGCGTACACCATAATTTGTCATATTATTAGACCACAAATCGTGTCAAATGGGCcgtattattatactttttcTGAGGGTGCTCTGATATCGGAATGAAACATACATTGACTGTGTTTTAGAAGATTTGTAGTGTCGTGTGATGTAGGGtggtggtgtgtattgcttgctttttctCCTTGTTTAATAGTGgtagggcgggtggtgcatatcgcatgctgcacgttgtaccatgcagatttgtctgttttgacGGATTGTAAGGAATTAGGCTAGACGCATTTTGGATGAGTTATCGTACGAATTTGACTCGTGAGAACACGCACGAACCATACCAACTTTTTAAGCACTATGGGAGCGCCCAGACTTGCGTGCGAGTTAATGTACTTACATCCAGTCTGCGCGCCCAGCACTTGGAAGGCTGGGATTGTTCGTGCATGTTCGCACGAGTCAAATTCGTGCGAAAACGCATCCAAAGAGTGGTCGGCCTTAAGCTTGTTGTTCCTTGTGGGAGTAGAGGTTCAGTTACCTGACAGGTCTGGGCCTGGCGAGCTTGCGGCGCCGCTCGGGCAGCGAGCCGGTGCTGTGGTTGCTGTTCCCGTTGAGCAAGTCGGGCGTGGGCTGGCGCGTAGGTGGCGCGCTCGCGTTCCGCTTGCTGTCCGCTTCGTCGCCCTGGCAGCCCTGCGCACAACGAACGACCAGTTACagtacagaaaataatgtacatcgacctttagaaagagaaagcagttttgtagagcgttgtctctgtcgttgagaccgacaaaacgttacataggtaggtagtgacagagacaacgctctacaaagccgaaatatcattctaaaggttgatgtacattattttctaccgcgtactgtaagtatttaaataaattttgctGTTCATGATGTCACCAATAGCGGTTAACTACGCCTTCGCTccaatatacctaatacaagATGACTAGTCTGGTTCTGTTTGCCAGCTCCTCATCTGTACTGTACTTGCTTTGTTGCTGTAATTGGCCCAGTGTGACATATGCAATAAGGGTTTTTATATCACAAGTAAATATATTGTGAATTATAGTAATGATATTTCTAGtacattatatattataatatatgctGTAATATTAAAATCCGAAGATATAAAAATGACAAGTGGCTATACTAATTAGAGTATAACATAAATGATCATATTACCATCTGTCTAGTATGCGcgatgaataaaataaagacGAATAGTGGAAAAGAGATTAGAAAtcagtaataaatacatataagaTAATGTATATAAtacgagtataatattatgatagaaaTCACAAATGAACAACATTTCGTACTGATTATATTAACATGATATAGGTTACATGTAAATAGAGTTAACATAGCAGTATTAACTATCAATTTTACAACTgacattatttttaacttttatgcATTTTCGAAAATGTGAACAACTGGGCACATCCATAAAACTTTAAAGTGCTGGCTTCGAATCTGAGATATTTTTGATGAGATTTCTGAGACATTTTAAATGAGAAGTTATCTCTATGATATAGACCCCCACTAAAAAGTATTTTCATAAATCTCATCCAAGTGACCAAGGGACCTAGTTAGTTATAAATAGTTATAttcgttttatataaatactgtGGTGATAATACTCAGTTACATTTTctatagtacctacatatatgtat
This genomic stretch from Maniola hyperantus chromosome 2, iAphHyp1.2, whole genome shotgun sequence harbors:
- the gpp gene encoding histone-lysine N-methyltransferase, H3 lysine-79 specific isoform X2 codes for the protein MALDLRLHSPAGAEPVVYTWPLTSGHGSDKHDGALEIVETIRWVCDDLPEMKGALEKNILSDYDTHSYDSMRALCDRFNRAIDSVVALEKGTSLPAQRLNKYPSRGLLKHILQQTYNQAVSDPDKLNQYEPFSPEVYGETSYELVCQMIDQIDITAEDVFVDLGSGVGQVVLQMAAATPCRICFGVEKAEVPSRYASSMDAYFRTWMKWYGKKFGEYKLIKGDFLMDEHREKINSATIVFVNNFAFGPHVDHQLKERFADLKDGAKIVSSKSFCPLNFRITDRNLSDIGTIMHVSEMSPLKGSVSWTGKPVSYYLHIIDRTKLERYFQRLKNPKLKGCQGDEADSKRNASAPPTRQPTPDLLNGNSNHSTGSLPERRRKLARPRPVRGEVGRTRARAAAAKRRAVQRSSDESEEESSETDEPPGPEPAPREWGAPWASSPHSNRNRRTTNKRSASAGSVRRRPPARAKRRRAAPAAIAGLDLLHSTTLASTLHNGAVTAPPPGCVEQRLSALGVALQPAERMHSELDIPRAPHAPYSLQLLLDMFRDQYLALLRRMTTPDYANDVRHQINKEKERNQKLKSRASQLDKQINVLISDSVALLKARMCELGIHANNTVDLLAKAKEIVGRHKELQSKASKLQAQVNSIEAEQAMLVKQRTFEITEKYRQLGQIPPDAEITQSVAHDCILREISATLAHRKRLHAQVGHLQNEIVQMERASEQQKVITPTVPVATVKPHTVNNKPRKARDHRSRSQEWPDVPDVGKIEEQNPELLAQKILETGRQIEAGKITKPNVIVNGYVRDPDRHMDHRSKTLQVHRAQVAAQRPAPLPLPRHSPSKVQKPLNVVAKVQESPKVINFEDRLKSIITSVLNEDQEQRKASRLEPPRQPVANHAYANGYVRPVAMPGAPHNSFAPRTAVASAPASPFLRTVRELRDPRDVRDPRELRDVRRERCAYERRPHAPDLRHHHAPQPDYTQVSPAKLALRRHLSQERLATPGARTIGDLVNGEIERTLEISNQSIINATVNMSARYHEPPHQPLEGLAACLQARVLASEYWRGRAGDGEDAARRRTPSVDPHSNSSTPLVDEFPDAARLPEGEGGEEVEESKWQDRIAFRFDQIISFASTAMEDKRRRSDEACNTSPDSGIGHGEAARAEGAAGGARAAPPAAARSPSPQAPHHFKKRFFRRERWGAWSGAPPPAPVDWERPPM
- the gpp gene encoding histone-lysine N-methyltransferase, H3 lysine-79 specific isoform X1 — protein: MALDLRLHSPAGAEPVVYTWPLTSGHGSDKHDGALEIVETIRWVCDDLPEMKGALEKNILSDYDTHSYDSMRALCDRFNRAIDSVVALEKGTSLPAQRLNKYPSRGLLKHILQQTYNQAVSDPDKLNQYEPFSPEVYGETSYELVCQMIDQIDITAEDVFVDLGSGVGQVVLQMAAATPCRICFGVEKAEVPSRYASSMDAYFRTWMKWYGKKFGEYKLIKGDFLMDEHREKINSATIVFVNNFAFGPHVDHQLKERFADLKDGAKIVSSKSFCPLNFRITDRNLSDIGTIMHVSEMSPLKGSVSWTGKPVSYYLHIIDRTKLERYFQRLKNPKLKGCQGDEADSKRNASAPPTRQPTPDLLNGNSNHSTGSLPERRRKLARPRPVRGEVGRTRARAAAAKRRAVQRSSDESEEESSETDEPPGPEPAPREWGAPWASSPHSNRNRRTTNKRSASAGSVRRRPPARAKRRRAAPAAIAGLDLLHSTTLASTLHNGAVTAPPPGCVEQRLSALGVALQPAERMHSELDIPRAPHAPYSLQLLLDMFRDQYLALLRRMTTPDYANDVRHQINKEKERNQKLKSRASQLDKQINVLISDSVALLKARMCELGIHANNTVDLLAKAKEIVGRHKELQSKASKLQAQVNSIEAEQAMLVKQRTFEITEKYRQLGQIPPDAEITQSVAHDCILREISATLAHRKRLHAQVGHLQNEIVQMERASEQQKVITPTVPVATVKPHTVNNKPRKARDHRSRSQEWPDVPDVGKIEEQNPELLAQKILETGRQIEAGKITKPNVIVNGYVRDPDRHMDHRSKTLQVHRAQVAAQRPAPLPLPRHSPSKVQKPLNVVAKVQESPKVINFEDRLKSIITSVLNEDQEQRKASRLEPPRQPVANHAYANGYVRPVAMPGAPHNSFAPRTAVASAPASPFLRTVRELRDPRDVRDPRELRDVRRERCAYERRPHAPDLRHHHAPQPDYTQVSPAKLALRRHLSQERLATPGARTIGDLVNGEIERTLEISNQSIINATVNMSARYHEPPHQPLEGLAACLQARVLASEYWRGRAGDGEDAARRRTPSVDPHSNSSTPLVDEFPDAARLPGEARVRALGSLAPGDRRAELTDPLPVAEGEGGEEVEESKWQDRIAFRFDQIISFASTAMEDKRRRSDEACNTSPDSGIGHGEAARAEGAAGGARAAPPAAARSPSPQAPHHFKKRFFRRERWGAWSGAPPPAPVDWERPPM